A window of the Citrus sinensis cultivar Valencia sweet orange chromosome 9, DVS_A1.0, whole genome shotgun sequence genome harbors these coding sequences:
- the LOC102616253 gene encoding probable xyloglucan galactosyltransferase GT17 codes for MLSKKQTQLPIFITSNSPFKSSLFFIIIFLTAWFLLLFFWLPPTNPIHINLHRAYHLISNHIINSHVYRQPFSVYIYDMPSEFNLGLVKNCHHLNMHRDMCPHVANHGLGQPLQHVNAVSPACWFATNQFTAAMIFHARLENHPLRTWDPSRATLFYVPFYGGLHASSKFRETNLTARDELAVRFSEFLESQPWWQRNNGKDHFVVLGRTAWDFMRTKSGPDYGASTLLNLPRVQNLSVLAIERNPWRTNQHGIPYPSYFHPCTSSQVLTWQHSMRLSKRPHLFSFVGAPRKGSQRAAIRYELIKQCGESIRCKLLTCRYGSGASNKCSSPSEILGVMSKSQFCLQAPGDSFTRRSTFDSVLAGCIPVFFSRHTAYTQYMWYLPQDAEEYSVYINGENGNATRRIEDELMKIPRERVERMRKKVIDLIPRVTYKHPNASDDGEFEDAVDVAVAALANHVQSVLSKE; via the coding sequence ATGCTTTCCAAAAAGCAAACACAGCtgccaattttcatcaccagCAACTCCCCCTTCAAATCCTCcctcttcttcatcattatcTTTTTAACTGCATGGTTTCTTCTCCTCTTCTTCTGGCTCCCACCCACTAACCCTATACACATTAATCTTCACAGAGCCTATCATCTCATCAGCAACCATATCATCAACAGTCACGTATACCGACAACCTTTCTCGGTTTACATTTACGACATGCCTTCTGAATTCAACCTCGGCCTCGTCAAAAACTGCCACCACTTAAATATGCACAGGGACATGTGTCCCCACGTGGCAAATCACGGCCTCGGCCAGCCGCTTCAACACGTTAATGCCGTTAGCCCCGCTTGCTGGTTTGCCACTAACCAGTTCACTGCCGCGATGATTTTCCATGCACGTTTAGAAAATCACCCGCTTCGCACGTGGGATCCCTCCCGAGCCACTCTCTTTTATGTCCCCTTCTACGGCGGCCTCCACGCGTCCAGTAAGTTCCGGGAGACTAATCTGACGGCTCGCGATGAGTTGGCCGTTAGATTCAGCGAGTTCCTCGAATCGCAGCCGTGGTGGCAGCGGAATAACGGGAAGGATCATTTCGTTGTGCTGGGAAGAACTGCATGGGATTTCATGAGGACAAAGAGTGGGCCCGACTACGGAGCGAGCACTCTCCTCAACTTGCCACGTGTGCAGAACCTGTCCGTGCTGGCTATCGAGAGAAACCCCTGGAGAACGAACCAACACGGCATCCCTTACCCTTCTTACTTCCACCCGTGCACCTCATCCCAGGTgctgacgtggcagcatagcATGAGACTCTCCAAACGGCCCCaccttttctcttttgtagGAGCTCCGAGGAAGGGTTCACAAAGAGCAGCTATTCGATACGAGTTGATAAAGCAATGCGGTGAGTCAATTCGGTGCAAACTCTTAACATGCAGATACGGATCAGGAGCAAGCAATAAGTGTTCCTCACCAAGTGAAATACTTGGAGTTATGAGCAAGTCTCAGTTCTGTCTACAAGCGCCGGGCGATTCATTCACGCGGAGGTCAACGTTTGACTCGGTGCTGGCTGGCTGCATTCCGGTGTTCTTTTCGCGGCACACAGCGTACACGCAGTACATGTGGTATTTACCTCAGGATGCGGAGGAATATTCCGTTTACATTAACGGCGAGAACGGGAATGCGACGAGGAGGATTGAAGATGAGCTGATGAAGATACCGAGGGAGCGAGTGGAGAGGATGAGGAAAAAGGTGATTGACTTGATTCCGAGAGTTACGTACAAGCATCCGAATGCGAGTGACGATGGCGAGTTTGAGGATGCTGTTGATGTTGCAGTAGCCGCATTGGCAAATCATGTGCAGTCAGTATTAAGTAAAGAGTAG
- the LOC102616543 gene encoding probable xyloglucan galactosyltransferase GT17, with the protein MLSKKQSQLPIFVINNSSFKSSFFFIIFLTAWFFFLFYWLPPTNPKHISHHRTHNLIGNHNINNHVRRQPFSVYIYDLPPEFNLGLVKNCHHLNVYTDMCPHVANHGLGQPLEHISAVSPGCWFATHQFIAEMIFHARLENHPLRTWDPSRATLFYVPFYGGLYASSNFRETNLTARDDLAVRFSEFLKSQPWWQRAKGKDHFVVLGRTAWDFMRTASGPDFGANTLLNLPRVQNVSVLTVERNPWRGSNQHGIPYPSYFHPSTSSQMLTWQQKMRLSKRPNLFTFIGAPRKGLEKAAIRDELIKQCGQSTRCKLLTCSNRSGASNKCYSPSEILGVMSKSQFCLQAPGDSFTRRSTFDSVLAGCIPVFFSQHTAYTQYAWYLPQDAEEYSVYINGEEGNNARRKRIEDELMKIPTKRVEKMRNKVIDLIPRVTYKHPNASDDGEFEDAVDVALAAIANHVRSILGRGLVL; encoded by the coding sequence ATGCTTTCCAAAAAGCAATCGCAGCTCCCAATTTTCGTCATCAACAACTCCTCCTTTAAATCctccttcttcttcatcatctttttAACTGCATggtttttcttcctcttctacTGGCTCCCACCCACTAACCCTAAACACATTAGTCACCACCGAACCCATAATCTCATCGGTAACCATAACATCAACAATCACGTACGCCGACAACCTTTCTCCGTTTACATTTACGACTTGCCTCCAGAATTCAACCTCGGCCTCGTCAAAAACTGCCACCACTTAAATGTCTACACCGACATGTGTCCCCACGTAGCAAATCACGGCCTCGGCCAGCCGCTTGAGCACATCAGCGCCGTTAGCCCCGGCTGCTGGTTTGCCACTCACCAGTTCATAGCCGAGATGATTTTCCATGCACGTTTAGAAAATCACCCGCTTCGCACGTGGGACCCGTCACGTGCCACCCTCTTCTACGTACCCTTCTACGGCGGCCTCTACGCCTCCAGTAATTTCCGGGAGACTAATCTGACGGCTCGCGATGACTTAGCCGTTAGATTCAGCGAGTTCCTCAAATCACAGCCGTGGTGGCAGCGGGCTAAAGGTAAGGATCATTTTGTTGTGCTGGGGAGAACCGCATGGGATTTCATGAGGACAGCGAGTGGGCCCGACTTCGGAGCGAACACTCTCCTCAACCTGCCGCGTGTCCAGAACGTGTCGGTGCTGACCGTCGAGAGAAACCCCTGGAGGGGATCGAACCAGCACGGCATCCCTTATCCTTCTTACTTCCACCCTTCCACGTCATCCCAGATGCTGACTTGGCAGCAGAAAATGAGACTCTCCAAGCGGCCCAACCTTTTCACTTTTATAGGAGCTCCGAGGAAGGGCTTAGAAAAAGCAGCGATTCGAGACGAGTTGATAAAGCAATGCGGTCAGTCAACTCGGTGCAAACTCCTGACATGCAGTAACAGATCGGGAGCAAGCAATAAGTGTTATTCACCGAGTGAAATACTTGGAGTCATGAGCAAGTCTCAGTTCTGTTTGCAAGCGCCGGGCGATTCATTCACTCGGCGGTCAACGTTCGACTCGGTGCTGGCGGGCTGCATTCCGGTGTTCTTCTCGCAGCACACGGCGTACACCCAGTACGCGTGGTACTTACCTCAGGATGCGGAGGAATATTCCGTTTATATTAACGGCGAGGAGGGGAATAATGCGAGGAGGAAGAGGATCGAAGATGAGCTGATGAAGATACCGACGAAGCGAGTGGAGAAGATGAGGAACAAAGTGATTGACTTGATTCCGAGAGTAACGTACAAGCATCCGAATGCGAGTGACGACGGTGAGTTTGAAGATGCTGTTGATGTTGCACTCGCCGCAATAGCAAATCATGTGCGGTCAATTTTGGGTAGAGGATTAGTactgtaa
- the LOC102616841 gene encoding elongation factor 2, whose protein sequence is MVKFTAEGLRRIMDFKHNIRNMSVIAHVDHGKSTLTDSLVAAAGIIAQEVAGDVRMTDTRADEAERGITIKSTGISLYYEMTDDALKSYKGERNGNEYLINLIDSPGHVDFSSEVTAALRITDGALVVVDCIEGVCVQTETVLRQALGERIRPVLTVNKMDRCFLELQVDGEEAYQTFSRVVENANVIMATYEDPLLGDVQVYPEKGTVAFSAGLHGWAFTLTNFAKMYASKFGVDESKMMERLWGENFFDPATKKWTTKNTGSATCKRGFVQFCYEPIKQIINTCMNDQKDKLWPMLQKLGVTMKSEEKDLMGKALMKRVMQTWLPASSALLEMMIFHLPSPSTAQKYRVENLYEGPLDDQYANAIRNCDPNGPLMLYVSKMIPASDKGRFFAFGRVFSGKVSTGLKVRIMGPNYVPGEKKDLYVKSVQRTVIWMGKKQETVEDVPCGNTVAMVGLDQFITKNATLTNEKEVDAHPIRAMKFSVSPVVRVAVQCKVASDLPKLVEGLKRLAKSDPMVVCTIEESGEHIVAGAGELHLEICLKDLQDDFMGGAEIIKSDPVVSFRETVLEKSCRTVMSKSPNKHNRLYMEARPLEEGLAEAIDDGRIGPRDDPKARSKILSEEFGWDKDLAKKIWCFGPETTGPNMVVDMCKGVQYLNEIKDSVVAGFQWASKEGALAEENMRGICFEVCDVVLHADAIHRGGGQVIPTARRVIYASQLTAKPRLLEPVYMVEIQAPEQALGGIYSVLNQKRGHVFEEMQRPGTPLYNIKAYLPVIESFGFSGTLRAATSGQAFPQCVFDHWDMMSSDPLEPGTQAAQLVADIRKRKGLKEQMTPLSEFEDKL, encoded by the exons ATG GTGAAGTTTACAGCTGAGGGACTCCGTAGGATTATGGACTTCAAACATAACATCCGTAATATGTCTGTGATTGCTCATGTCGATCATG GGAAATCAACTCTTACAGACTCTCTTGTGGCTGCTGCGGGTATCATTGCACAAGAGGTTGCTGGTGATGTGCGTATGACAGATACTCGTGCTGATGAAGCTGAGCGTGGTATTACAATCAAGTCTACTGGTATCTCTCTCTACTATGAGATGACTGATGATGCCCTGAAGAGCTACAAGGGAGAACGTAATGGGAATGAGTACCTGATCAATCTTATTGATTCCCCTGGGCACGTTGACTTCTCATCTGAGGTGACAGCTGCTCTTCGTATAACTGATGGTGCCCTTGTTGTGGTGGATTGTATTGAGGGTGTCTGTGTGCAAACGGAAACTGTGCTTAGACAAGCCTTGGGTGAGAGGATTAGGCCAGTCTTGACTGTGAATAAGATGGATAGGTGCTTTCTTGAGCTCCAGGTTGATGGAGAGGAGGCTTACCAGACTTTCTCCAGAGTGGTTGAGAATGCTAATGTCATTATGGCTACCTATGAAGATCCACTCCTGGGGGATGTTCAAGTATACCCTGAGAAAGGAACCGTTGCTTTCTCAGCTGGTTTGCATGGCTGGGCTTTTACTTTGACCAACTTTGCTAAGATGTATGCATCAAAATTTGGAGTCGATGAGTCTAAGATGATGGAGAGGCTCTGGGGTGAGAATTTCTTTGACCCGGCCACAAAGAAGTGGACAACCAAGAACACTGGTAGTGCGACATGCAAGCGTGGTTTTGTTCAGTTTTGCTATGAACCGATTAAGCAGATTATCAACACTTGCATGAATGATCAGAAAGATAAGCTGTGGCCCATGTTGCAAAAGCTTGGTGTCACGATGAAGTCAGAAGAGAAGGATTTGATGGGCAAGGCATTGATGAAGCGTGTCATGCAGACCTGGCTTCCTGCAAGTAGTGCACTTTTGGAAATGATGATCTTTCACCTTCCCTCTCCTTCCACGGCCCAAAAATATCGTGTTGAGAACTTGTATGAGGGTCCTCTTGATGATCAATATGCTAATGCTATTCGGAACTGTGATCCTAATGGTCCTCTTATGCTCTATGTATCTAAGATGATTCCTGCATCTGATAAGGGTAGGTTCTTTGCTTTCGGTCGTGTGTTTTCTGGTAAGGTGTCAACAGGTTTGAAGGTCAGGATCATGGGTCCAAACTATGTTCCTGGTGAGAAGAAAGATTTGTATGTTAAGAGCGTCCAAAGGACTGTTATTTGGATGGGAAAGAAGCAGGAAACCGTTGAGGATGTGCCTTGTGGTAACACTGTGGCTATGGTTGGTCTCGATCAATTCATCACTAAAAATGCTACCTTGACTAATGAGAAGGAAGTTGATGCCCATCCCATCCGTGCTATGAAGTTCTCTGTCTCACCTGTTGTTCGTGTGGCTGTCCAGTGCAAAGTCGCTTCTGATCTCCCTAAGCTTGTTGAAGGTCTTAAGCGTTTGGCCAAGTCAGATCCTATGGTTGTCTGTACAATTGAGGAGTCTGGCGAGCACATTGTTGCTGGTGCGGGAGAACTTCACCTTGAGATCTGTTTGAAGGATCTGCAGGACGATTTCATGGGAGGTGctgaaattattaaatctGATCCTGTTGTGTCCTTCCGTGAAACTGTCCTTGAGAAGTCTTGCCGCACTGTGATGAGTAAGTCTCCCAACAAGCATAATCGTCTCTACATGGAAGCCCGACCTCTGGAAGAAGGTCTTGCTGAGGCCATAGATGATGGCCGCATTGGTCCAAGGGATGATCCCAAGGCTCGATCTAAGATCTTGTCTGAGGAGTTCGGCTGGGACAAGGATCTTGCGAAGAAGATTTGGTGTTTTGGTCCTGAGACCACTGGCCCTAACATGGTCGTTGATATGTGTAAGGGAGTTCAATACTTGAATGAAATTAAGGATTCTGTTGTTGCTGGTTTCCAGTGGGCATCGAAAGAAGGTGCGCTGGCTGAAGAGAACATGAGAGGTATCTGCTTTGAAGTATGTGATGTTGTTCTTCACGCTGATGCCATTCACAGAGGTGGTGGTCAAGTCATTCCTACTGCTAGGAGGGTCATATATGCTTCCCAGCTCACAGCCAAGCCCAGGCTTCTTGAGCCTGTCTACATGGTCGAAATACAGGCTCCCGAGCAGGCCCTTGGTGGTATTTACAGTGTTCTCAATCAGAAACGTGGTCACGTGTTCGAGGAAATGCAGAGACCTGGTACCCCCCTTTACAACATCAAGGCTTACCTTCCCGTCATCGAGTCCTTTGGATTCTCAGGCACTTTGAGGGCTGCAACGTCAGGACAGGCCTTCCCACAATGTGTGTTTGATCACTGGGACATGATGTCATCCGATCCACTGGAGCCTGGTACACAGGCTGCACAGCTTGTTGCTGATATCAGGAAGAGGAAGGGCTTGAAGGAGCAAATGACACCACTATCTGAGTTTGAGGACAAGCTGTAA